The segment CGGGTACTTGTGGTTGTCGAACAGGCGGAAGAACCGGTCGAGCCGGACGTCGATGCTCGACGGCTGGATGAGGCTCGGGTCGTACGGGTCGAGCCCGATGCGGCCGAGCTCGAGTTCGGCCTTGATGTCGCGGTCGGAGAGCAGCACGCCGCCAGCCTAGTGACCTCGGGCGGGAGGTCGGCCGCGCGGGCGGGGTCAGCCGGTGGGGATCAGCCGACGGGCGCGAAGTCGTCGGGGTGGTCGCGGTAGCGCGTGGCGACGAGCGCCGTGAGCGCCGACTCCGACGGGACGAGCTCGGCGTAGCGGTCGTCGAGGGCGTCCAGGCGTTCGTCGACCTCGTCGGCCGTGGGCGCGTCGTCGTCTTCATCGTCGGGCACCACGTCCAGGTCGCTCGCCTCCAGGACGAGATCGCGGACGGCGAGCGCGCCGAAGAACTCGAAGCCCTCCGCGCCCTCCTCGAGGTCGCTGCGCGTGAGGGTCTTGAGGGCGTCCTCGAAGCCGCTGCTGGACACCTCGGCGTGCACCCGCAGGAGCGCGGAGAGGGCCTGGTCGCCCGCCTCCGGGGCGTCGCCGCCCGCTCGCAGCTCGGCGCGGTCCCAGATGGCTTCTTCGATGTCGGTGCTCACCCGAGCATCCTGGCACCGACCGGCGCCCGCGGCCAGCGCGCGGGGGCGGCCGGGCGCGCCGCACGCTGGGGCCGTCACCGGCGGCGGGTGCACTATCGAGGGATGCGCGCAATCACCATCCCCCAGCCCGGCGGCCCCGAGGCCCTCGTCCTCGCCGACATCGCGGAGCCCGTCGTGGGCCCGAACGACGTCCTCATCGAGATCGCGGCGGCGGGTGTGAACCGGGCCGACATCGGCCAGCGGCAGGGCAGCTACCCGTCGCCCCCCGGATCGCCGGCGGGGCCGGGCATGGAGGTGTCCGGCACGATCGTGGGCCTCGGTTCGGCGCTGGTGGCTGCCGCTGCTGCTGCCGCGCCCGCGGACGCAGCCGACAACTCAGGCCGGGCGGGCTCCTCCCCCGCTGACGCACCCGCGTCCGACAACTCAGGCTGGGCGATCGGCGACCGCGTCTGCGCGCTGCTCGGCGGCGGCGGCTACGCGGAACGCGTCGCGGTCGACGCCGGGCTGGTCCTCCCCCAACCTGCAATGACGACACTGGTCGACGCCGCGGGCCTCCCCGAGGTCGCCGCGACCGTGTGGTCGAACGTCTTCGAGAACGGCGGCCTCCGCGAGGGGCAGACGCTGCTCGTCCACGGCGGCACGAGCGGCATCGGCACGATGGCCATCCAGCTCGGCATCGCCGTCGGAGCCCGCGTCGTCGCGACGGCCGGCTCCGCCGAGAAGGTGGCCTTCTGCGAGAGCCTCGGCGCGATCGGCGTCAACTACCGCGAGGACGACTTCGTCGCCGCGGCGAAGGCGGCGACCGACGGTCGCGGCGTCGACGTGATCCTCGACCTCGTCGGCGGCGACTACCTGGCCCGCAACATCGACGCCCTCGCCACGGCGGGCACCATCGCGGTGATCGCGAACCAAAGCGGCTCGGCGAGCACGTTCCAGCTCGGCGCGCTGATGGGCAAGCGGGGTCGGATCTGGGCGACGACGCTCCGGGCCCGCCCCCTCGCCGAGAAGGTCGCGATCATCGCCGGCGTGCGCGAGCACGTCTGGCCGCTCATCGCCGCGGGATCGGTGAGGCCGATCATCGACCGCGTGTTCCCCCTGGCCGACGCCGCCGACGCCCACCGCCGGATGGAGGGCGGCGACCACATCGGCAAGCTGCTCCTCACTCCGTAGAGCTCTGCGACGAGCAGCAGACGACGAACGCCCCCGCGATCACAGCGGGGGCGTTCATCGATCCGGTCGACGGAGAACCGGTCAGGAGACGCGGGAGTCCGCTCCGGGACGCACCGGCGACGCACCCACGACCTCGATCAAGACGGGCAGCGGCCGCTCCTCCCCAAGCAGCCGATCGAGACCGCGGACGACGCCCGAGGCGGCTTCGACGGCCGGCTGGGGCGAGGATCCTGCGGTGATGCGCAGCCGCACCTTGAGGGCGGGCGCGCGCTTGAACCGGTAGGCGGCGACGCTGACCGACGCGACGTCGCGGCGCGCGGAGAGCGCGTCGACGAGGGCGGTCTCGGCGAAGCGGGACGACACGACGATGCGGCCGGCGGGCTCGTCGGCCTCGAGGACGCGGTCGATCCGGCCGCGTCCGCGGGTGGCGGCGGCAGCGATCGCGACGATCACGACGACGAGGCAGAGGACGGCCAGCGCCCAGACGAGCCAGCTGGAGGTGACGCCGCCCACGGCGAGGGGCGTGTTCTTCAGAGCGGTCGCCTGCGCGTCGCGGGCGTTCTTCACGGCGTCGCGGACGACCGCCGTGCCGGGCAGTGCCGCGACGACCAGGCCGGCGCCGACGAGCAGCGTGATCAGCCCGGCGACGAGCAGGAAGAGGCGGTTGAGGAAGCGGTTCGAGGTGGTCATGCGCCGAGCCTTCCGGAGTTGCTGACGCGCACCTGCGGCGTCACAGCGGGACGGTACCCGATCGTGTCGAGGTCGTCGCGCGCCGCTTCGAGCACGGCGCTCTCGTCGGTGGAGGCGCCGGATGCGGGGGTGATCGTGACCTGAGCGCTGCGGCGCGAGACCCAGGCGCTGACCTGGCCGGAGGCGAGGCCTCCCGCGAGGCGGGCGCGCCGGCTGAGCGAGGCGGCGATCACCTGGTCGTCGACGACGACGGCGACCCGGGGGTCGTCGATCGTGTGGCGTCCACGACGGCCGGGGGCCAGCGCGATCACGATGAGGACGATGCCGAGCAGTGCCGCGACGACGCCCGCTCCGATCACGATCCCGGCCTGCGAGGTCGACGCGGAGACGAGCGTCGCGAGGACGTCGGTCGGCGAGAAGAGCAGGGGCTTGAGCCCGAGCCCGGCGTAGACGGCTTCGACGCCGAGGTAGGCGGCGACGAGCGCGAGCAGGACGAGGACGACGATCGTCGCGCCCGAGCGCGACGAGTGCGTCTCGCGGCGCAGGATGCGGCGGTAGGCCGAGGCGGGGACGGGCGAGGTCGCGGCGCCGGGCCGGGGATCCTGCCGGCTGTCACCCGCGGGGGCTGTGGTGGTCATCGCACGGGGCCTGTCTTCTCGAGGCGGCTGCCGGTCACGGTCACGTCGACGCGCGAGACGGCGCGGCCGGTGATCTCGGTGACGCGGGTGGTCACGGTCTCCTGGAGGGAGCGGACGGTTCCGAGGACGCCGCCCGCGGGGACGACGACGTCGGCGGTCAACGCGGGGATGCTGAGCGGCGTCTCGACGCTGAGGGCGAGGCGGCCGTCGTCGTCACGGGCCTCGACGCGCACGTCGCGGCGCTCGACGACGAGGGTCTCCGCCACGACCGCCCCGCCGACCTTCTGGAGGACCCGCGGGGCGATGCTGACGTGACCGGGGATGACGGGGCCGGTCGTGGCGGCGGTGGTCACGAGGAGGAGCGCCGTCCGCGGAGGACGTCGGTCAGGCTGGCGACGTCGAGCTTGCCGGAGGCGATGCGCCCCACGAGGGCGCCGAGGGCGATGAAGACGGCGACGAGGATGAAGGCCCAGAAGCCGAAGGCCACCGCGACGACGCCGAGGACGGCGCCGACGGCGATGCCGGTCGTGGTGGCGGTCACTGGACGCGGCTCTCGGTGACGGCCTCGTCGCTGTCGTCCTCGCCGGGGATGTGGACGTCGTTGATGGCGACGTTGACCTCGGCGACCTCCATGCCCACGAGCTGCGTGATGGCCTGCGAGACGGCCGTGCGGACCTGCTCGGCGACGGCGTGCATCGGGGTCGGGTACTCGACGACGATGGTGACGTCGGCGGCGACCTGGGTCTCGCCCACCTCGACGCGGACGCCCTGGGTGAGGTCGGTGTTGCCGATCACGTCGCGGATCGCGCCGAACGCGCGAGCGGCTCCGCCACCGAGGGCGTAGACGCCGGGGACCTCGCGGGCAGCAATGCCGGCGACCTTGGAGACGACGCTGTCGGCGATGACGGTCTTGCCGGGAGCGGCGGCGGTCGTGGGCGTCGTCACGGTGGTGACGGGTGTCACGACCTTGTCGACGCGGCCGGCCGAGGCCGGCTTCGGGGTGCTCTTGCTGTCGGCCATGGGCTGCTCCTTCTCGTGCTGCGGGGTCGAGACGCCGGATGCTCGGCGCGCTCTGGGGATGGGACGGATCGAGTCGCCGAAACGTCACGCGGTTCGGGAAACTATTTTGGGGGGCACGCGAAATCCTGCGGAACAGGGTTCAATCGGAGTCGTGAACGTCACGGAACGACCCCTCGAAGACGAAGCGGCCCCCGGCCCCGCTCCTTCGCGGCTCGACACGGCGTCCGACGGCCTGCTCGCGAGACGGGCGGCGGACGGCGACGAGTACGCGTTCGAGGTCCTGCTGCGCCGGCACCTGTCGCTCATGACGGCGTACGCGACGCGCCTGACGTCGTCGCGGGCCGACGCCTACGACGCCGTGCAGGAGGCGTCGATCGCCATCTGGCGCGAGCTGCCGACCCTCACCACGCCGGATGCGGTGCGCGGCTGGATGATGCGCATCGTCTCCCGGAAGGCGTTCGACCTGATCCGCTCGCGCAAGCCGTCGTCCGACATCGACGACGAGGCGGTCGCCGCGGTGCTCCCCGTCTCCGACGTCGACGACCCGGCGCGCCTCGCGGGCACCTCCGACGCGATGGTCGGGCTGCGGGCCGCGCTCGACCGGTTGCCGGTGATGCAGCGGCAGGCCTGGATCCTGCGCGAGATCGGCGGGGAGTCGTACGCCCGCATCGCCGAGAACCTCGGCATCACGACCACCGCGGCCCGCGGGCAACTCGCCCGGGCCCGAGAAACCCTGACCAGAGAGATGGAGGCCTGGCGATGAGCGACCAGAGCGTGACGCTCGAGCGCCTCTCCGACTACCTCGACCGAGGCCGCTCCCCCTACGATCCGCGGATCGAGGACGACCCCGAGGTGTCCAGCCAGCTCGCGACCCTGGAGCGCCTGCGGGTGCTGTCGGGGCAGCTCGTGTCCGACGAAGCTGCCGCGATTCCCGCTCCCGACCCGGGCTGGCTGAGCGGTGTGATGGACAGGGTCCGGCAGGAGGCCCGGTCCGGCCGGGACATCCCCCTGGGGTCCGGCGACCTGCGCTACCGGCTGCACATGACCGAGGGTGCCGTGCGCGGGCTGATCCGCGAGGCCGGCGACTCGGTGCCCGGCTCCGTCGTCATCTCGTGCGCGCTGACCGGCGACGTGGAGCAGCCCGGCTCGACCGTGCGCGTCGAGGTGACGATCAGCGCCCTCCGCGGCGAGTTCGTGCCGGCGATGGCCGACGAGGTGCGCGAGGCGGTGACGCGGCGGCTCCTCGAGCAGACGGAGCTCGTCGTCGAGGCCGTCGACATCGTCGTCGGCGACATCCACCTCTTCGAGACCGAGGGAGGGGCGTCATGACCCTGCAGGATCCGGAAGAGCGCCTCGAGCGCATCGGCTCGCTCGACGCCGCGGGGCTCCGCCACCTCGCCGACGGTCTCGGCGACCTGGCGGCGTCCGTGCCCGGCGTGCTGCGCGTGCAGCCGCGCCCCGGAGTCGCCAGACTCGCCCGCCGCGTCATGGGTGGCCTCGCGGTCGCCGTGACCACCGGGGCCGGAATGCCGAGCCTCCCCGACGTCGACATCGTCGTCTCGAAGACGGAGACGCTCGTCGAGCTCGACGTCGTCGTGGACGGCGAGCACCCGGGGCCCGTCGTCGCCCGGACCGTCGCCGCGGCCCTCATCGACCGGCTGGCGCTGGAGGCGCTGCCCGCCGCCTCCGTCGACGTGCGCATCGTGTCGGTGGTGTCGTAGCGGTTCGGTATGCTGGTCTGACTGCGCCCTCGGGCGCGGTTCGCGAGTGTAGTTCAATGGTAGAACTCCAGCTTCCCAAGCTGGTAGCGCGGGTTCGATTCCCGTCACTCGCTCCACTCTTCGTCGGGGCTGGCTGTCGTTTCTCAAGGTAAGTGAGACTCGTCTCGCCGTACTTGAAACTTTTGACTGGATGGCGCGGCATTTGCCGCTATTCGGGAGCATATGGCGAAGGCCCTTGGGATGATCGCCGCTCACAATGTCGATCTCCCAAAGATGCGGCAGCCGTGCTGTAGGCCTGGGCTCGTCCGATCAATCGGGACTGTCGGATTTCTTGTCTTCGATGTCTTCCACACGCTGATCTAAAGGATCGGCAAGGCGTCCCCACTTCAGTGACGCCCCTCTGTTCCAAGCGGGAGAACGTTCGTGATTTGGGCCCACGAAAATCGAGCTGACACCGGACCTGTAACTTTCTCGCCTGAAAGGCTCATCGATCGTTGGCGGCCGTTAGAGCCACCGGCCGAAAAGCCATAAAGCCCCTACGCATAGGGGCTTTACGTGCTTCAAGCGCACCGAATGTCTCTGCAAAACCCTTCGATGCACACCAACGGAGGCGCTTTTCACGATAGACGACCCTCGGCCTCAAATCCATAGGCGCTGGCGGTGACGCCCGCCGCGGCCGAATGTACGTTTGCGGACCCACGATGCACAGACCGGTCTGAAATTTCGGAACGCAGACAGGGTGTGCATAACTCACGCTTCCACCCGGCAACACGCCCTGGGGCTGTTCATAACCTGTGTAAGGGTATGTGGATAACTACACCGGTGTAACACCACATCTAGTTATGCCTTCCGATGTCGGCCCCTAAATGTAGTATCGGGCTGCAATAGGTGACTACCTGTCGCTTCCATCCGAGAGCTGGCTGTCTCTGCAAAAGACCCACCCGCCACCTCCACCAATAGGCAAGGAAATACAGAATGAATGCACGCATGCGTCCTCTTCACCAGCTGAGGATCTACTCATGAGCGGGTGCACGGCTCCCCGTCGAGGGCATCACACGGCAAGCGGGCGCGCGAACTGCCCCGTTCATGGTGGAGGCGGCTACGGGTACCCCTCTCGCTCCTTCTACCAGCAGCCTGCCTACCGGAGTTCCTCGTCGGGCTCGAGTAGGCCTGCCGCCAGCGGTGGCGCAGGCGCCCGCGCCGCGAGGCCGTCGTGGTCGCCTTCCACGTCGACCCTGAGTTATACGCCCGACCAGGTAAAAGCACTCACGCCCTACCGCCGCCAGATCGAGATGCGCGCTGGTCAGGATTCCGTCATCCGAGACGTCTTCCTCTGCCACGCTTGGGACGACCGCCGGGGCGCCGCTACCGAGCTCAATGACCTTCTTGAAAACAAAGATGTGTCCGTCTGGTTCAGCGAGCGAGACATCATTCTGGGTCAGCCATTCATGCGGGAAATCGACAAGGGGCTGGCCAAGTCTCGGACGGGCCTCGTTCTCGTGACGCCTGCGTTCTTAAAGCGCATCGAGAACGGTGGCGTCTCCGACAAGGAGCTGTCGGCCTTGCTCGCGCGCGATCTTCTCATCCCCGTCGTCCACGGCACGACCTACGAGGAGTTGAGGGCCGTTAGCCCTCTCCTGGGATCCCGCCATGGATTCGACACGTCAGAAGATTCCTTCGAGGTGATCGCCGGAAAGGTGGCAGAAATGGTTTCCGTCGAGCTGCTGGTTTAGAGAGCCAATCTGCCAGGCAGTGGGTGCGCTGCCGGCTCTTCCAGAGTCGGCGGCACGCCCGCGGCGGTCAACGCGACAACCCGCCCGCTCCAGCTGGAGATCTCCTTCCGTACGCGCCGCCGCCAGCCCTGTACCTGGACGTCCGCAACGTCCCCGACTCAGAAGACCCACTCCTCGCCGGACCGGGACAGCGGAGCAACAGCACGCCGGAGGTGTGCCAGGATCGGCTCTCCCGGCGTCGCCGAGGCACCACGCAACAACGCCGCCCTTTGGGGCGGCGTTGTTGCGTTCGTCTAGCTATGCGGTCGCAGACAGCCGTTGAGCCACCAGGGCGAAAGATCCTTCAATCTCTTGGCGGATACGACTCTTTTGAGACTTCGTCTGTGACGACGCAGCACTCTGCCCGTTGGGGTTCACTCGCCATAGGCCGGAGTCGGCCCCATAGGGCCAGACGACTGCGACATGCTTCCGTGAGACCTGCACCACGACGTTGAAGGTCTCATATGGGTCATCAGACTCATGCCGGTAACTGACCGGCACGACCCACACGATTCGGCGCTTAAAAAAAGACCACTTATGATTCGCCTTGCGCACAAGGTCCTCGGCCAGAGCCGCGAGTATCAGGTCCCAATCTCCTTCGTAGTCGGTGCTCAACGGCCGCGCTTTCCACGCTCCCGCTGCGCGCCGACGGATTGCGTCGACGCCTTCCGGGCTTTTGCTGGTGCCCGTCCTGGCGTGACGGCTCGTCGTGGGTGCTTGGCGTTGGACACGTCCGCACCGTACTGAGCCTGAACGGCGTCGGGCTCGATGCCCTGAGCTGCCATCTGCTCCGCGTGCGCGTCGCGGCGCTCTGCGCTGTCCCAGGCTGACTCTCCGGCCGAAGGGTCCTCGTCCGGCTTACGTGCTCCAACGGACTCCTCAGAACGACTTTTGTCGGTTGGAAGCTACCGGTAGGCATCGCAGTTGGTTACGGTATCGATGCGGCGCCAGCCGCGTCACCTCACGCCGGACCCTGCACGCCGGTTGGACAGCGCACCCAACGCTCGTCAAGTGCAAACCGATGACCAACGACATGGCGGACACTGACTCGCCCTCGAATTCCCTACTCATCGTTTTTCGTATTTCTGGCCAGGGGTGGTTCACGGCTGACCTTCGCCTTCACGATCTCACCGCGAGCATCACCGCTTCTTACTTGATGGACACGTTGCCCGCCCTGCTGGCTGCCGTCCGGTCACTTTTGCGCGGCGCTTCTTCTGCAACGGCGGAATGGGCCGATGAGCCCGGCGAATTCATCTGGGCCTTCGAGCGGCAGGCCGAGCAAGTCCAGATGACCCTCCTGCACGAGAAGGAGAACGGTCAGGAACCTGATGCATTACTCAAGGTTGAGGTGACCCTGATGGAGATCGTCAGTTCGGTCACCTCGGCATGCGAAAGACTTCTGCGAGGCCTAGGTGAGGTTCAGTACTTCCGGCAATGGGGGTACCGGTTCCCGTTGGGAGATCTACGCGACACTCAACAAGTCGCAGGACTGCCAGTTCTGGAGCAGCTGCCTTCAGATCCTGAGACAACGCCCCTCGACCCGCTCCGAGCGCTCATCGCGCAGCACTGGCAAGCACTTCTCGAACGAACCGAACCGCCGGAGCAGGTGACCGCCTGGGTTGAATCTCAGGGCAGGATCGCCGAGCGAGGTAAGTCGATTCAAACGGGCCTGGGCATGCTGAACGACGTCTCCCGAACCGGCCTCGAGACAGCCGAAGCTTTCTACACGGCGTGGCAGTCGTTCTCAACCTGGGCGAAATACAAAGCCCTACGCCACGACGACGACCCACAGCTCTGGGGCTTGTTTGTTGACCGCATGTGGCTCACCTGGTTGACCCGCGAAGTGGATGAGTTCACTGCGCGCAGGGTTATCGAGTCACGTCGCCCCGGACTTTCGAAGGCTGACCTCGCCCGCATATTGCATGATCGTTCCCTGCCGGACTACGCCTTCGAATCGAGAGAGATGAAAGTGCTGAGGCCAGAAGTTGAGCGGAGGCTTTTGCCGAATACGCCATTCCCTGAGGCCCACGACTTGGGTGGGCCCCTTTTCAACTTCGGCTCGATACGGACGGAAAGGGTTGGTTACCGTGCGCGGACTCCGACACTCAGCGATCAAAGACCACCGCCATCAAGCGATCAACTCCACACAGGGCTCTCCGCGAGGCCGTCAGGACACGGCAGAAACGATCGTTTTGGAACAGCACCGGACGAAGTGCGAGCCATGACCGACAGATGATCCAACCTGCCCCTAGCCTGAGATGACCAACAAGGGGGTACCCGGTGGGGAACGAAGAAGTGGAGTCCGTCGAGATTCGAGCCGTGTCCGAGCAGCGGTTCAGAGCTCATGTGGTTTGGGCGCGCGGACCAGGATGGTTACCGCCGATCAAAGAGGTTGAGTGGCTGGAGATCGAGCCCGCACGGGTCTTCGGGACGATCTTCCTGGACCTCACCGACAAGGACCTACACAGCGCCGTCTTGGCCCCGGACCTCGCTGGGCGGTATCGCGGCGTGGACATCATCCAAGACCACGCGAGCATTCGCGAGGCCGTAGAGCGGACTGCGGTGAGCATGGCTCGTGTTCACAACGACTACGACAACGAGCGAGCACAGGGCGACCAGAAGCCTTTGGTGGACTTCTTCGCGAAGGTGGCGAAGGAGAACAAGCTGCACGAACGTTTCAAGTACCTTCGTGACAGCCTGAGTGCCATCGCAGCAAAGCGGCTGATCGAGGTCGCTATGCGCTGGTACGAGAACCAGGATGGCTCCTACATCGAGCAGTTTCAGACGACCGGCTTCGATGCGCGGGTCTGGGAACTCTATTTATGGGCCGTGCTGAGAGAGGCGGGCCACCGGGTAGAGCAGCCCAAGCCTGCGCCTGACTTCTTGGCACGAGGCATCGTTGGCGACTTCTATGTGGAAGCAACCACCTCGAACCCTCCGCCTGCCAATCAGGTGGTGCCGCTCCCCACGACCGAGGAAGACATCTTCGAGTACGTGCACAACTACCTGCCGACTCGGTTCTCGGGTCGGCTGTGGGAGAAGCTGAACAAGAAGGGGTACTGGACCCGCGAAGGCTTGGATCTGACTATCCCGTTCGTCATCGCGATCCAGGACTTCCACTATCCCCTCTCTATGACTTGGAGCCAATCGGCCCTCTACGAGTACCTCTACGGTGTGCGCATCGAAGACGTGGAGATCGAGGGCAAGATGCAACGGGTCGAAGTGCCGGTTGC is part of the Frondihabitans sp. 762G35 genome and harbors:
- a CDS encoding DUF2273 domain-containing protein — encoded protein: MTATTTGIAVGAVLGVVAVAFGFWAFILVAVFIALGALVGRIASGKLDVASLTDVLRGRRSSS
- a CDS encoding Asp23/Gls24 family envelope stress response protein gives rise to the protein MSDQSVTLERLSDYLDRGRSPYDPRIEDDPEVSSQLATLERLRVLSGQLVSDEAAAIPAPDPGWLSGVMDRVRQEARSGRDIPLGSGDLRYRLHMTEGAVRGLIREAGDSVPGSVVISCALTGDVEQPGSTVRVEVTISALRGEFVPAMADEVREAVTRRLLEQTELVVEAVDIVVGDIHLFETEGGAS
- a CDS encoding toll/interleukin-1 receptor domain-containing protein; translated protein: MRAGQDSVIRDVFLCHAWDDRRGAATELNDLLENKDVSVWFSERDIILGQPFMREIDKGLAKSRTGLVLVTPAFLKRIENGGVSDKELSALLARDLLIPVVHGTTYEELRAVSPLLGSRHGFDTSEDSFEVIAGKVAEMVSVELLV
- a CDS encoding DUF6286 domain-containing protein, producing MTTTAPAGDSRQDPRPGAATSPVPASAYRRILRRETHSSRSGATIVVLVLLALVAAYLGVEAVYAGLGLKPLLFSPTDVLATLVSASTSQAGIVIGAGVVAALLGIVLIVIALAPGRRGRHTIDDPRVAVVVDDQVIAASLSRRARLAGGLASGQVSAWVSRRSAQVTITPASGASTDESAVLEAARDDLDTIGYRPAVTPQVRVSNSGRLGA
- a CDS encoding RNA polymerase sigma factor; this encodes MNVTERPLEDEAAPGPAPSRLDTASDGLLARRAADGDEYAFEVLLRRHLSLMTAYATRLTSSRADAYDAVQEASIAIWRELPTLTTPDAVRGWMMRIVSRKAFDLIRSRKPSSDIDDEAVAAVLPVSDVDDPARLAGTSDAMVGLRAALDRLPVMQRQAWILREIGGESYARIAENLGITTTAARGQLARARETLTREMEAWR
- a CDS encoding Asp23/Gls24 family envelope stress response protein, which encodes MADSKSTPKPASAGRVDKVVTPVTTVTTPTTAAAPGKTVIADSVVSKVAGIAAREVPGVYALGGGAARAFGAIRDVIGNTDLTQGVRVEVGETQVAADVTIVVEYPTPMHAVAEQVRTAVSQAITQLVGMEVAEVNVAINDVHIPGEDDSDEAVTESRVQ
- a CDS encoding DMP19 family protein, which translates into the protein MSTDIEEAIWDRAELRAGGDAPEAGDQALSALLRVHAEVSSSGFEDALKTLTRSDLEEGAEGFEFFGALAVRDLVLEASDLDVVPDDEDDDAPTADEVDERLDALDDRYAELVPSESALTALVATRYRDHPDDFAPVG
- a CDS encoding NAD(P)H-quinone oxidoreductase; this translates as MRAITIPQPGGPEALVLADIAEPVVGPNDVLIEIAAAGVNRADIGQRQGSYPSPPGSPAGPGMEVSGTIVGLGSALVAAAAAAAPADAADNSGRAGSSPADAPASDNSGWAIGDRVCALLGGGGYAERVAVDAGLVLPQPAMTTLVDAAGLPEVAATVWSNVFENGGLREGQTLLVHGGTSGIGTMAIQLGIAVGARVVATAGSAEKVAFCESLGAIGVNYREDDFVAAAKAATDGRGVDVILDLVGGDYLARNIDALATAGTIAVIANQSGSASTFQLGALMGKRGRIWATTLRARPLAEKVAIIAGVREHVWPLIAAGSVRPIIDRVFPLADAADAHRRMEGGDHIGKLLLTP